Genomic DNA from Deinococcota bacterium:
CCGCATGGGGCTGTTGCTGGCGGGTTTGCCCCAGAGCGTGGCCGGGGTGACGGTCAACCGCCTCTGCGCGAGCGGCTTGAGCGCGGTCAATCAGGCGGCCAGAGCCATCCTCTCCGGTGAGGGCGAGGTCTACGTGGCGGGCGGCGTGGAGAGCATGACCCGCGCTCCCTACGCGCTGCCCAAGAATCCGGCGGCGTTCGGGCCGTCGGGCAACATCACCGGCTGGGACACCACCCTCGGCTGGCGCTTTCCCAATCCCAAGCTGGCGGCGATGTTCCCCCTCGAGGCCATGGGCGAGACCGCCGAGAACATCTACGAGATGAGCTGTGCGGGTGAGATCAGCGGGGGAAAAATCTCCCGCGAAGAGCAGGATCGCTTCGCCCTGCGGAGTCAGGCTCGAGCCGTCGACGCCATCAACCGGGGCTCCTTCGACAACGAGATGGTCGCGGTGACCGTTCCGCGGCGCAAGGGGGACCCCGCAGTCGATACAGTCGTCGATACCGACGAGCACCCGCGTTACCAGAAGACCGACAGTGGCTATGAACTCGCCACCAGCATGGAGCAACTCTCCAAGCTCAAGCCCGTCTTCCGCGCGGGCGGCACCGTCACCGCGGGGAACTCGAGCGGTCTGAATGACGGCGCCTCCGCGCTGGTCCTGATGGCCCGCGCCAAAGCGGACGAACTCGGCGTCAAGCCCTTGGCGCGCTGGTTGGCGTCCGCTGCGGCGGGGGTCGACCCGAG
This window encodes:
- a CDS encoding thiolase family protein, translated to MNEVVIVSAVRTPVGQIRGALSEVRPDDLAAVAIKAAVERAGTYAASVEEVYMGCANQAGEDNRNVARMGLLLAGLPQSVAGVTVNRLCASGLSAVNQAARAILSGEGEVYVAGGVESMTRAPYALPKNPAAFGPSGNITGWDTTLGWRFPNPKLAAMFPLEAMGETAENIYEMSCAGEISGGKISREEQDRFALRSQARAVDAINRGSFDNEMVAVTVPRRKGDPAVDTVVDTDEHPRYQKTDSGYELATSMEQLSKLKPVFRAGGTVTAGNSSGLNDGASALVLMARAKADELGVKPLARWLASAAAGVDPRVMGLGPVPATRKALERAKLTTEDIDLAEVNEAFAAQAIAVMRELDLSEDITNVNGGAIALGHALGSSGSRLLTTLIHEMQRRAVGGARMRYGLVTLCVGVGQGEATIIERL